The DNA sequence AGAATCAGGACAGCAGTGTcattattctctgcaaacaggCGAAAATGCGAGAAATCAAGCTCATACTTGCACCACTCACTGCTGACGAAGTGCTGGGACAGGACAAAGAGAGTTGTGTGGCTTTTCTCCATAGCATTGATAATGTTGTCTGCTATCCACTGCCCAGGAAGGAAGTCACGTTTGTGCAGGCAGAGCCGAAATGGTGGCTGGGCTCCCTCCAGTTCCTGGACCAGGAACTCCTCAACCCACTCAGAATCCCTCTCGCTGTAAGAAACAAAAGCGTCATAGCAGATGGCGATGTTCGCATTAATCTTTCGTTTCCTCTTAGCTTGAAGCCAAGCCCAGGTCATCCTTATGTACCAAAAAACATGGAGCTTGTAACAAAGGATCCCACAGATGAGTGTTGCCAAAAAGACAATAGTGGATAGTCCAGACACAGCCACCATCATGTGACACTCAAATATGGAGAGGTGTGCATCTACAATCAGTTGTCCTCTCAAATCAACTGGTGTGTCACACACATAGCTATCTGGTCCATCAACAATCCTGACTAACTGTCCTACCTTCTGCTGCATAAAAGCCAAAAATTCACATGAACAGTCAAATATGTTGTAGCCAGCTTCCAGATTTTGCAAGTTCTTATACTCCTTCAAATCCATTGTGTCAAACATTTTGATAATGTTTTTCTGGATCTGCAGTAACTGTAGGGTTGGGAACCACCTTCCTGAGGGCAAGCTCCTGAACTTGTTGCCTGAGATGTAGAGCTCTTTGAGGTAAGGTAGTTCTATGTCAAACACAGTCAGGTAATTGCCACGTAAATCTAAAACGTGCAAACTCTTTGGGAGACATGCTGTTATGTCCCGTAGTTGGGTCAAGGACAGATTTAAGTATCGCAGACTTGTGGGCCAAGTGCACACTACAGgcatttcagaaaatacattttgacttAAATCCAAGGACTCAAGCTTGTTGAGGTTTCTGACTAAGTGGCTCATTATATCAAGATACCTAAGAGAATTCTTGCTCACATTAAGAGATCTGAGCTGCTGCAACGTACCATGTCCATCACACATGGACTCTCTCATGGCAATATCAGTGAGCAAGTTCCCAGTGAAGTCCAGATATTCCAACCTTTTCAAGAGCCTAGACGTTGGGCAGGGCATGAGAAAGACTTGGCTGTTAATGACAGATATATTCTTGGGGAATTCAAGGATATTTTCGAGGTAACTGAgagaactaaatgcataaaaatccTGAATTGCTAGATTTTTTATATACAATGTTTCCAGCTTGTCAAAGCGTGTGGCATTTACATTGTCCCAAAAGCCACGTCCAAGAAATGATGAATCCTCAATCCCTAAAAATGTTATTGGAGAGTTATCCATTGCCATCAGGAAGTAAATGATGGCTTCATCAGTGGCTGTCACATTATTTAAGGAAAACCTTGTCACACCCTTCTTCATGGCTTCAACAAATGGCTGGACGGTGGCATTACTATTCATCATCACATCAGCAATAGTCAGAGAAATATCAGAGTTGCAGATGTCCTTCAAGATGTTTTTCACAAGAACCAAATCATTCTGAAATGAATGGCGAAGGCAAAGG is a window from the Conger conger chromosome 8, fConCon1.1, whole genome shotgun sequence genome containing:
- the LOC133135800 gene encoding toll-like receptor 2, whose protein sequence is MGTLIITLLFVCLLTRQTMQLERQHCDKQSFCDCSNERLPQVPKVPKDTLGFNLSFNQIEIITEDDFQEYSHLKTLYLQNNWIKSIHESAFSSLGNLERLDLSYNHLATLYSYWFDWLISLRHLNLLGNTYEKLGRGFLFYRLGQMRTLRLGSPRLYYMGKNDLVGLRDLDEMVLSLNHLIHYEKGALRQIQLNGSLTLCLRHSFQNDLVLVKNILKDICNSDISLTIADVMMNSNATVQPFVEAMKKGVTRFSLNNVTATDEAIIYFLMAMDNSPITFLGIEDSSFLGRGFWDNVNATRFDKLETLYIKNLAIQDFYAFSSLSYLENILEFPKNISVINSQVFLMPCPTSRLLKRLEYLDFTGNLLTDIAMRESMCDGHGTLQQLRSLNVSKNSLRYLDIMSHLVRNLNKLESLDLSQNVFSEMPVVCTWPTSLRYLNLSLTQLRDITACLPKSLHVLDLRGNYLTVFDIELPYLKELYISGNKFRSLPSGRWFPTLQLLQIQKNIIKMFDTMDLKEYKNLQNLEAGYNIFDCSCEFLAFMQQKVGQLVRIVDGPDSYVCDTPVDLRGQLIVDAHLSIFECHMMVAVSGLSTIVFLATLICGILCYKLHVFWYIRMTWAWLQAKRKRKINANIAICYDAFVSYSERDSEWVEEFLVQELEGAQPPFRLCLHKRDFLPGQWIADNIINAMEKSHTTLFVLSQHFVSSEWCKYELDFSHFRLFAENNDTAVLILLEPISKETIPKRFCKLRKFMNSRTYLEWPEDEMQRPLFWDNLKVAIKRDYA